From the Bacteroidales bacterium genome, one window contains:
- a CDS encoding glutamine--tRNA ligase/YqeY domain fusion protein, whose translation MEENFNTLNPLSSAASDAKSLNFIEQIIEEDLLKGKNDQRVHTRFPPEPNGYLHIGHAKSICLNFGLAKKYGGKCNLRFDDTNPTKEDTEYVDSIMEDIRWLGFQWDGEFYASDYFETLYEYAVRLIKKGKAYVCDLTQEEMGTTRGTVTKPGTESPYRNRSIEENLDLFARMRNGEFPDGAKVLRAKIDMASPNMLMRDPILYRILHSDHHRTGNKWCIYPMYDFAHGQCDSIERITHSICTLEFEVHRPLYEWFIQELEIYAPQQIEFARLNINYTVMSKRKLLSLVQEKVVNGWDDPRMPTICGIRRRGYTPEALRNFADIIGVAKRDNVIDVSLLEHCLREDLNKKARRMMGVINPVKLILDNYPADKEEEMEAVNNPEDPAAGTRKIPFSRELYIEQEDFMEVPAHKYFRLYPGNEVRLKYAYIIRCDSVEKDENGKVKEVHCTYLPDTRSGMPDSNRKVKATIHWVSAKYTLEAEARLYDKLFTKENPEDVTEGMDFRSNLNPDSLKIVKCFTEPATNHLKSGDIVQFERVGYFCVDPDSTNELKVFNKTVGLKGVWQPPK comes from the coding sequence ATGGAAGAAAACTTCAACACTTTGAACCCTTTATCATCTGCTGCGAGTGATGCAAAATCATTGAATTTTATTGAACAAATCATTGAAGAAGACCTTTTAAAAGGGAAAAATGACCAAAGAGTACATACGCGATTTCCGCCGGAACCTAACGGCTATCTGCATATAGGCCATGCCAAATCTATATGCCTGAATTTCGGACTGGCCAAAAAATACGGAGGAAAATGCAACCTTCGTTTTGATGATACAAATCCTACAAAAGAAGACACGGAATATGTAGATTCTATTATGGAAGATATCCGCTGGCTGGGATTTCAGTGGGATGGAGAGTTTTATGCCTCGGATTATTTTGAAACTTTATACGAATATGCAGTCAGGCTGATAAAAAAGGGGAAAGCTTATGTTTGTGATTTGACTCAGGAAGAAATGGGCACCACCCGCGGAACCGTAACAAAGCCCGGAACAGAAAGCCCTTACCGCAACCGCAGCATTGAAGAAAACCTGGATTTATTTGCCCGTATGCGAAACGGTGAATTCCCCGACGGGGCAAAAGTTCTTAGGGCAAAAATTGATATGGCCTCCCCGAATATGCTTATGCGCGACCCGATACTTTACCGGATTTTACATTCCGACCACCATCGTACAGGAAACAAGTGGTGTATATATCCGATGTACGACTTTGCCCATGGGCAGTGCGATTCCATTGAACGCATAACACATTCAATATGTACCCTTGAGTTTGAAGTACACCGCCCATTGTACGAATGGTTCATTCAGGAGCTGGAGATATATGCCCCACAGCAAATAGAATTTGCCCGCCTTAATATAAATTATACTGTGATGAGCAAGCGCAAGCTGTTGTCACTGGTTCAGGAAAAAGTAGTTAACGGTTGGGATGACCCGCGCATGCCCACCATCTGCGGCATACGCCGCCGCGGATATACTCCCGAAGCCCTAAGGAATTTTGCCGATATAATTGGAGTGGCTAAACGCGATAATGTTATTGATGTTTCACTGCTGGAACACTGTCTGCGCGAAGACCTCAACAAAAAAGCCCGCCGCATGATGGGCGTGATAAACCCCGTAAAACTTATACTGGACAATTATCCTGCAGACAAGGAAGAAGAAATGGAAGCTGTTAACAATCCCGAAGACCCTGCAGCAGGGACACGAAAGATTCCTTTTTCCCGTGAATTGTACATAGAACAGGAAGATTTTATGGAAGTGCCTGCTCACAAATATTTTCGTTTGTATCCGGGAAACGAAGTGCGGCTAAAATATGCCTATATTATTCGCTGCGACAGTGTTGAAAAGGATGAAAATGGCAAGGTAAAAGAAGTACATTGTACTTATTTGCCCGATACACGCAGTGGCATGCCCGACAGCAACCGCAAGGTGAAAGCCACCATACACTGGGTGTCGGCGAAATACACTCTTGAAGCCGAAGCCCGATTGTATGACAAACTTTTTACTAAGGAAAATCCGGAAGACGTTACCGAAGGAATGGATTTCAGGTCAAATCTTAATCCTGATTCACTGAAAATCGTTAAATGTTTTACCGAGCCTGCCACAAATCATCTTAAATCTGGCGACATCGTGCAGTTTGAACGCGTGGGGTATTTTTGTGTGGATCCAGATTCAACAAATGAACTGAAAGTTTTTAATAAAACCGTGGGATTAAAAGGTGTCTGGCAACCTCCAAAATAA
- the folB gene encoding dihydroneopterin aldolase, translating into MGRIILENIEFYAYHGCFTEEQIVGSKFLVTVKFDYNSMEAEKTDSLSKTINYQEVYVLIKKEMEQKSRLLEHVASRIADAIKNNFHEAEKISVKVTKINPPLGGKIAGVSFTIKK; encoded by the coding sequence ATGGGTAGAATAATTCTTGAAAATATTGAGTTTTACGCTTATCATGGTTGTTTTACCGAAGAGCAGATTGTTGGCAGCAAATTTCTGGTAACTGTAAAATTTGATTACAACAGCATGGAGGCTGAAAAAACGGATAGCCTTTCAAAAACCATTAATTATCAGGAAGTATATGTTTTGATAAAAAAAGAAATGGAACAAAAATCCAGGTTGCTTGAACATGTGGCATCGCGAATAGCGGATGCTATTAAAAATAATTTTCATGAAGCAGAGAAAATTTCTGTAAAAGTTACAAAAATTAATCCTCCTTTAGGGGGCAAGATAGCGGGCGTTAGCTTTACCATCAAGAAATAA
- a CDS encoding metallophosphoesterase → MIVFLIIVFTVHLLVNIYIFLRGWQALAFAPSIRPYYIALFVVLFLSYIIARALENYIGYTIAGVFNWIGSFWFAAMLYFFLLILCIDIIRLLNYWFHFLPAIFYADYAKTKILVMLGSIMVVFLLMIYGFINASQVKISKLDLKLDKKAGQLKSLNIVMLSDIHLGTIIGAKKLKKITKTINTLSPDIVLFAGDLVDENIRHVIKQNLGEHLENITSKYGSYAVPGNHEFIGGANAAIAYLEKHSVKFLLDSAVLIDSVFWLAGRNDKDMKRFTGKERQPLNSLLEGVEKTLPVILLDHQPFYLEKTAEAGVDLQLSGHTHNGQIFPLNLITRAIYNPDWGYRKIGNSHFYISCGVGTWGPPLRIGNHPEIVNITLHFI, encoded by the coding sequence ATGATTGTTTTTCTTATCATAGTCTTTACAGTTCATCTGCTGGTTAACATTTATATTTTTCTGCGCGGCTGGCAGGCATTAGCATTCGCTCCTTCCATAAGGCCTTATTATATTGCATTGTTTGTTGTTTTGTTCTTATCATATATTATAGCCCGTGCATTAGAAAATTATATTGGCTATACCATTGCAGGTGTTTTCAATTGGATAGGCTCTTTCTGGTTTGCTGCAATGCTGTATTTTTTTCTCCTTATTCTTTGCATAGATATTATTCGCTTGCTTAACTACTGGTTTCATTTTTTGCCCGCCATATTTTATGCCGATTATGCCAAAACAAAAATTCTGGTAATGCTTGGTTCTATAATGGTGGTTTTCCTTTTGATGATATATGGTTTTATTAACGCATCGCAGGTGAAAATTTCAAAACTTGATTTAAAGCTAGATAAAAAGGCCGGGCAGCTGAAATCTTTGAATATTGTAATGCTTTCAGACATTCATTTAGGAACTATTATTGGCGCAAAAAAACTTAAAAAAATAACGAAGACAATTAATACTTTATCGCCTGATATTGTTTTGTTTGCCGGTGACCTTGTAGATGAAAATATCCGTCATGTTATTAAACAAAATCTGGGAGAACACCTCGAAAATATCACATCAAAATATGGCTCTTATGCTGTTCCCGGCAATCATGAGTTTATTGGCGGGGCAAATGCTGCCATTGCCTATCTGGAAAAGCATAGCGTTAAGTTTTTGCTCGATTCTGCAGTTCTGATTGACAGTGTTTTCTGGCTTGCCGGACGTAACGACAAAGATATGAAACGTTTTACAGGAAAGGAACGCCAGCCTCTTAATTCACTATTGGAAGGTGTTGAGAAAACATTGCCTGTCATCTTGCTTGATCATCAGCCTTTTTATCTTGAAAAAACTGCAGAAGCAGGAGTGGATTTGCAATTATCAGGGCATACACATAACGGACAAATATTTCCGCTCAATCTAATAACAAGAGCTATATATAACCCCGACTGGGGTTACAGAAAAATTGGCAACAGTCATTTTTATATTTCCTGCGGTGTTGGAACGTGGGGGCCGCCTTTAAGAATAGGAAATCATCCGGAAATTGTAAACATTACCCTTCATTTTATATAG
- a CDS encoding DUF5686 and carboxypeptidase regulatory-like domain-containing protein, translating to MLHIAVLISTAQHLAFGKVIDSVTGAPLAFVNILVNDNDFGGSTDIDGNFYFKSPTPIQTLTFKFVGYNPVVVKMTAPAKSLKILMLRKSLELSGVEIYPGENPAHNIIRKVQANKKINNPENIPLFKYNCYNKVVAEWYLDKTKYTISSNPDSKLKDDSTFLKMSRLADEQHIMMLEAFTERIYKDGKSQETVLGTKVSGFTDANFTTLATDIQPFSFYTDFISLSITDVKDYLNPISNGSIGRYSFILEDTLFDGNDSVFVISFMPMKGKNFNALKGVLYINSNRYAIQNVIAQPAEEGLWSIKIQQLYTFVDNKYWFPSQLNYDWLLPNYPSEKVGVVMKGRSYISDVNFSPELKNSNFGPSNLVFENGAGSRNADFWQNSRKDSLTAKEIKTYHVIDSLGKKHKFDYYSLAIEKILEGYIPLSFLDFSLEELFNYNNIEGVRIGLGLRTNEKLCRWFTIGGFGAYGFWDKKFKYGGNFEFTLSKKHEIFIGAYYLKDLETPGMTDFVGFRNFSYWNEFLIDRIDFAEKLNIYFNFRTLRYAQFEISGLHENRNPEYPYYYLPTVSDTFAGNIHKYTELKIGVRYAHDEKLIDAFNKRYTLGTKYPVLYLTYIHGFKGLLGGQFNYDKLELALEKEFLIKHLGKTYLFLEAGYIWGEVPYTKLFKGKGSYTTSFVFYFRNTFQTMRIDEFLYDRYFAFHFRHSFGNYLFKGKKFRPEPNICQSILYGELSHKEYHSGIDFKVPDKWYFESGLMFDNLLRLKLFNLAYLKLGVGVFYRYGAYAFDNELKNFALKLSFKISGSR from the coding sequence TTGTTGCATATAGCCGTTTTAATTTCAACGGCACAACATCTCGCATTTGGTAAAGTTATTGACTCGGTAACCGGGGCGCCCCTGGCCTTTGTTAATATTCTGGTCAACGACAACGATTTTGGCGGCTCAACGGATATTGACGGAAATTTTTATTTTAAATCGCCCACTCCCATACAAACGCTGACATTTAAGTTTGTCGGGTATAACCCTGTTGTTGTCAAAATGACGGCCCCGGCAAAATCACTAAAAATCTTGATGCTGCGCAAAAGCCTTGAATTAAGCGGCGTGGAAATATATCCGGGCGAAAACCCCGCTCATAACATTATACGGAAAGTTCAGGCAAATAAGAAAATAAACAATCCGGAAAACATTCCTTTATTTAAGTATAATTGTTACAACAAAGTCGTTGCCGAATGGTATCTAGACAAAACAAAATATACCATTAGTTCCAATCCCGACTCAAAGTTAAAAGATGATAGTACTTTTTTGAAGATGAGTCGTTTAGCCGATGAACAACATATAATGATGCTCGAAGCCTTTACCGAACGTATTTACAAGGATGGGAAAAGCCAGGAAACCGTTTTGGGAACAAAAGTTTCAGGGTTTACTGACGCAAACTTTACGACACTTGCCACCGATATACAACCCTTTTCGTTTTATACGGATTTTATTTCGCTTTCCATAACGGACGTAAAAGACTATCTAAACCCCATAAGTAATGGAAGTATTGGCAGATACAGTTTTATACTGGAAGACACATTGTTTGACGGCAATGACAGCGTATTTGTTATTTCTTTTATGCCCATGAAAGGAAAAAATTTTAATGCTTTGAAAGGAGTTCTTTACATTAATTCTAACCGATATGCTATTCAGAATGTAATTGCGCAGCCCGCCGAAGAAGGGTTGTGGTCCATAAAAATACAGCAACTATACACATTTGTGGATAACAAATACTGGTTTCCGTCACAGCTTAATTACGACTGGTTATTGCCTAATTATCCCTCAGAAAAAGTGGGCGTGGTGATGAAGGGAAGGAGCTATATTTCTGATGTTAATTTTTCCCCTGAATTGAAAAATTCAAATTTCGGCCCCAGCAATCTTGTTTTTGAAAATGGAGCTGGTTCTCGTAATGCAGACTTTTGGCAAAATTCCCGAAAAGATTCCCTCACTGCAAAGGAAATAAAAACGTATCATGTCATTGATTCCTTAGGAAAGAAACATAAGTTTGATTATTATTCTCTGGCAATTGAAAAAATACTCGAAGGCTATATCCCACTTAGTTTTTTAGACTTTTCACTAGAGGAACTTTTTAATTATAATAATATTGAAGGTGTTAGGATTGGATTGGGACTTCGCACTAACGAAAAACTTTGTCGGTGGTTTACCATCGGCGGCTTTGGTGCTTACGGTTTTTGGGACAAAAAATTTAAATACGGCGGTAATTTTGAATTTACATTATCAAAAAAACATGAAATATTTATTGGAGCGTATTATCTTAAAGATTTGGAAACTCCTGGGATGACAGATTTTGTGGGGTTTCGAAATTTTTCTTATTGGAATGAATTTCTGATTGACCGGATTGATTTTGCAGAAAAGCTCAATATATATTTTAATTTCAGGACATTAAGGTATGCACAATTTGAAATTTCGGGATTGCATGAAAACCGCAATCCGGAATATCCATATTACTATTTACCAACAGTATCAGACACTTTTGCCGGAAATATTCATAAATATACCGAATTGAAAATCGGTGTTCGCTATGCTCACGACGAAAAACTTATTGATGCTTTTAATAAACGATATACACTCGGAACAAAGTATCCTGTTTTATATTTAACGTATATTCATGGCTTTAAAGGCTTGCTGGGAGGGCAATTCAATTATGACAAACTGGAACTGGCACTGGAAAAGGAATTTTTAATAAAACACCTGGGGAAAACATATCTGTTTCTTGAAGCGGGTTATATATGGGGTGAAGTGCCTTATACAAAACTTTTTAAAGGCAAGGGTTCTTATACAACAAGCTTTGTTTTTTATTTCAGGAATACGTTTCAGACCATGCGTATTGATGAATTTTTATATGACCGATATTTTGCTTTTCATTTCAGGCATTCTTTTGGAAATTATTTATTTAAAGGAAAAAAATTCAGGCCCGAACCAAATATATGCCAAAGCATACTTTATGGAGAGCTTTCACATAAAGAATATCACAGTGGTATTGATTTCAAAGTTCCAGATAAATGGTATTTTGAATCGGGTTTGATGTTCGACAATTTATTACGACTGAAATTGTTCAATCTCGCTTACCTGAAGCTGGGCGTTGGTGTTTTTTACCGTTATGGAGCCTATGCTTTTGATAATGAGCTGAAAAATTTCGCCCTTAAACTTAGTTTTAAAATTTCGGGGAGCAGGTAA
- a CDS encoding YraN family protein, producing MAEHNELGKQGEDVAAKYLAEKGYKILFRNWRYGKDELDIIAETDTHLVFVEIKTRSNIIFGEPETAVTKKKQSFLIRAANAYIEKNNCTKEARFDIISVILPSHPVHISHIEDAFYPTL from the coding sequence ATGGCCGAACATAACGAACTCGGAAAACAGGGCGAAGATGTTGCTGCAAAATACCTTGCTGAAAAAGGATACAAAATTTTGTTCCGTAACTGGCGTTATGGAAAAGATGAACTTGATATTATTGCCGAAACGGACACCCACCTTGTTTTTGTTGAAATAAAAACCCGAAGCAATATCATTTTCGGTGAACCCGAAACTGCTGTAACCAAAAAGAAACAAAGCTTTCTGATACGTGCGGCAAATGCGTACATCGAAAAAAATAATTGCACAAAAGAAGCCCGCTTTGATATTATTTCCGTAATTTTGCCGTCGCATCCTGTGCATATAAGCCATATTGAAGATGCTTTTTATCCAACTCTTTGA